In a single window of the Gossypium hirsutum isolate 1008001.06 chromosome D02, Gossypium_hirsutum_v2.1, whole genome shotgun sequence genome:
- the LOC121214816 gene encoding probable protein phosphatase 2C 62 isoform X1 has translation MAADPFFFASLEARAMSFPSCNNSLFWRFRFPPLHFHTLRFSPPKHKFNHQFVVSKCSSSDSVSADVEILSATEHSDGSVIFRFGNASETAIIEDQTQTTDESAKVVAKVGGKDLDKVDKSSIKAVGVSDGDAAAVEPMKKKVGRNFQVKSQPKRKLRRNATKVTEVVKEKPASVVSDDRMVEKKSVDSSKNINIKDQPDELGDVVKVENNVVPKENDECISKTEGSSKLNVALDQELVHHVEMVSTPLTASVVESETTTLLGSPELGSEVEVPHGVKLQETNKGGSEGSGENDGKTEDTALNMVSKMDLAPDIEKVSPPLGASDIGSEITTELTPSESGLESEVPHSVKLEEEENAGAEENGEGFGKFECTILNTESKMALVLDTEKASLPLEVSAIESEITTELAPSESSSKSEVPHSVKLEEEENAGAEENGEGFGKIECTILNTESKMALVLDTEKASLPLEVSAIESEITTELAPSESSSKSEVPHGVKLEEDENAGAEERGEGIGKIECTILNTESKMALVPDTEKASPPLEAFAIESEITTELAPSGSSSKSKVPQSVKLEKEENTGAEEEGEGIGKIECTIFNTESKIALVADTEKASPPLEASAIESEITAELAPLESGSKSEDPQSVKLEEEEDTSAEEKGERIGKFECTTSNMESKMALVPDLEKASPPLEAPASGSETRTELASLELSSKSEVPHSVKLEEEENSGAGENDERIGKIEGITLNMEPKMDLAVEEVCPQVADSENSIESEIEIQSTSLGACSNIEMPNNLEFQESGKDDAGEEVAQKSVSSKEHSNEQRINASKMLVMIEDATEGEVGEIKLNSTLSEVESILNEATVHTTMNQSVDSDIVKSSKMLDEGVAFSISQAEITEADAQSDNKVRQLTMLKGVELQSGGTLEREEISTAGFFLYSGAALLPNPTKAFAGGEDAYFIACQNWLGVADGVGQWSFEGISVGVYAKELMENCERIVSDRNGVPITDPVEILNRAAANTQSCGSSTVLVAYFDDQALHVANIGDSGFMIIRNGAVFKRSSPMVYELAFPVQIARGDQPSDFVEVYKVDLYEKDVIITATDGLFDNLYERDIVSIVSKSLQESLRPQEIAELLATRAQEVGQLSLVRSPLSDEVQAAGYVGYRGGKLDDVTVIVSLVKRRFSNHARKCRCDKVVEVFLLKRVQLTSCLNFYQPVGIVYSILDYFDIDVVVIAVWHLKLFGD, from the exons ATGGCTGCCGATCCTTTCTTCTTCGCCTCTCTTGAAGCTCGCGCCATGAGTTTTCCCAGCTGCAACAACTCACTCTTCTGGCGCTTCCGCTTCCCTCCATTGCATTTTCACACACTTCGCTTCTCTCCTCCCAAACATAAATTCAATCACCAGTTCGTCGTTTCCAAGTGCTCAAGTTCCGATTCCGTTTCTGCTGATGTAGAAATCCTTTCAGCAACCG AGCATTCTGATGGCAGCGTTATCTTCCGGTTTGGAAATGCGAGTGAAACAGCAATAATTGAAGATCAAACGCAAACAACCGATGAAAGTGCTAAGGTTGTTGCCAAAGTTGGTGGCAAAGATTTGGACAAGGTAGATAAGAGCAGTATTAAAGCGGTTGGTGTTTCTGATGGAGATGCTGCAGCTGTAGAACCTATGAAGAAGAAAGTTGGCCGTAATTTTCAGGTTAAATCTCAACCTAAGAGAAAACTAAGACGAAATGCAACCAAAGTAACTGAAGTTGTTAAAGAGAAACCTGCCTCTGTTGTCAGTGatgacagaatggttgagaaaaaaTCAGTTGATTcttctaagaatataaatattaaagatcAACCCGATGAGCTTGGGGATGTTGTAAAAGTAGAAAATAATGTTGTCCCCAAGGAAAATGATGAGTGCATTAGTAAAACTGAGGGTTCTAGTAAATTGAATGTGGCATTAGATCAGGAATTAGTTCATCATGTAGAAATGGTTTCTACTCCATTGACAGCTTCTGTTGTTGAAAGTGAAACTACTACTCTATTAGGTTCTCCAGAGTTGGGTTCCGAAGTTGAAGTGCCCCATGGTGTTAAGTTACAGGAGACAAATAAGGGTGGTTCTGAAGGAAGTGGTGAGAATGATGGTAAAACTGAGGATACTGCTCTGAATATGGTATCAAAGATGGATTTAGCTCCTGATATAGAAAAGGTTTCTCCCCCACTGGGAGCTTCTGATATTGGAAGTGAAATTACAACTGAATTGACTCCTTCAGAGTCTGGTTTGGAAAGTGAAGTTCCCCACAGTGTTAagttggaagaagaagaaaacgctGGTGCTGAGGAAAATGGTGAGGGATTTGGTAAATTTGAGTGTACTATTTTGAATACAGAGTCTAAGATGGCTTTAGTTCTTGATACAGAAAAGGCTTCGCTTCCACTTGAAGTTTCTGCTATTGAAAGTGAAATTACAACTGAATTAGCTCCTTCAGAGTCCAGTTCCAAAAGTGAAGTTCCCCACAGTGTTAagttggaagaagaagaaaacgctGGTGCTGAGGAAAATGGTGAGGGATTTGGTAAAATTGAGTGTACTATTTTGAATACAGAGTCTAAGATGGCTTTAGTTCTTGATACAGAAAAGGCTTCGCTTCCACTTGAAGTTTCTGCTATTGAAAGTGAAATTACAACTGAATTAGCTCCTTCAGAGTCCAGTTCCAAAAGTGAAGTTCCCCACGGTGTTAAGTTGGAAGAGGATGAAAATGCGGGTGCTGAGGAAAGAGGTGAGGGAATTGGTAAAATTGAGTGTACTATTTTGAATACAGAGTCTAAGATGGCTTTAGTTCCTGATACAGAAAAGGCTTCTCCTCCACTGGAAGCTTTTGCTATTGAAAGTGAAATTACAACTGAATTAGCTCCTTCAGGGTCCAGTTCCAAAAGTAAAGTTCCCCAGAGTGTTAAGttggaaaaggaagaaaataCTGGCGCTGAGGAAGAAGGTGAGGGAATTGGTAAAATTGAGTGTACTATTTTCAATACGGAGTCTAAGATAGCTTTAGTTGCTGATACAGAAAAGGCTTCTCCTCCACTGGAAGCTTCTGCCATTGAAAGTGAAATTACAGCTGAATTAGCTCCTTTAGAGTCCGGTTCTAAAAGTGAAGATCCCCAGAGTGTTAAGTTGGAAGAGGAAGAAGACACTAGTGCTGAGGAAAAAGGTGAAAGGATTGGTAAATTTGAGTGTACTACTTCGAATATGGAGTCTAAGATGGCTTTAGTTCCTGATTTAGAAAAGGCTTCTCCTCCATTGGAAGCTCCTGCTAGTGGAAGTGAAACTAGAACTGAATTAGCTTCTTTAGAGCTTAGTTCCAAAAGCGAAGTTCCTCACAGTGTGAAGCTGGAGGAGGAAGAAAATAGTGGTGCCGGGGAAAATGATGAGAGAATTGGTAAAATTGAAGGTATTACTTTGAATATGGAACCTAAGATGGACTTAGCAGTGGAAGAGGTTTGTCCTCAAGTAGCAGATTCTGAAAATAGcattgaaagtgaaattgaaattcAATCTACTTCTTTAGGAGCCTGCTCCAATATTGAAATGCCTAATAATCTTGAGTTCCAGGAAAGCGGAAAGGATGATGCTGGTGAAGAAGTTGCTCAAAAATCTGTGTCTTCCAAAGAACATAGcaatgaacaaagaataaatgcATCAAAAATGTTAGTGATGATAGAGGATGCGACTGAAGGTGAAGTTGGTGAAATTAAGTTGAACTCCACTTTATCTGAGGTTGAGTCAATTCTCAATGAGGCTACAGTCCATACAACAATGAATCAATCTGTTGATAGTGACATAGTCAAGAGCTCAAAAATG TTGGATGAGGGTGTGGCTTTCTCAATTTCCCAAGCAGAGATAACTGAGGCTGATGCACAAAGTGATAACAAAGTCAGACAGCTGACAATGCTTAAAGGTGTAGAGTTACAGTCTGGTGGAACTTTGGAAAG GGAGGAAATCTCAACAGCAGGATTTTTCTTATATTCTGGTGCTGCTCTGTTGCCAAATCCGACTAAG GCCTTCGCAGGTGGAGAGGATGCTTATTTTATTGCCTGCCAGAATTGGCTAGGTGTTGCTGATGGAGTTGGTCAGTGGTCATTTGAAG GGATTAGTGTTGGAGTATATGCAAAAGAACTTATGGAAAACTGTGAAAGAATTGTGTCTGATAGAAATGGAGTTCCAATAACTGACCCAGTTGAGATCCTTAATAGAGCTGCAGCAAATACTCAATCTTGTGGTTCGTCTACGGTTTTGGTTGCTTACTTTGATGATCAG GCTCTCCATGTGGCAAATATTGGTGATTCAGGCTTCATGATCATAAGAAACGGTGCTGTGTTTAAGAGGTCTTCTCCGATGGTTTATGAGTTGGCTTTTCCTGTACAGATTGCAAGAGGAGATCAACCCTCTGACTTTGTAGAG GTTTACAAAGTTGACTTGTATGAAAAAGATGTGATTATCACTGCAACTGATGGACTTTTTGATAATCTTTACGAGCGAGATATAGTTTCAATTGTCTCCAAATCATTGCAAGAGAGTTTAAGGCCCCAG GAAATAGCAGAACTCTTGGCAACTAGAGCGCAAGAGGTTGGTCAGTTATCATTGGTGAGG
- the LOC121214816 gene encoding probable protein phosphatase 2C 62 isoform X2: MAADPFFFASLEARAMSFPSCNNSLFWRFRFPPLHFHTLRFSPPKHKFNHQFVVSKCSSSDSVSADVEILSATEHSDGSVIFRFGNASETAIIEDQTQTTDESAKVVAKVGGKDLDKVDKSSIKAVGVSDGDAAAVEPMKKKVGRNFQVKSQPKRKLRRNATKVTEVVKEKPASVVSDDRMVEKKSVDSSKNINIKDQPDELGDVVKVENNVVPKENDECISKTEGSSKLNVALDQELVHHVEMVSTPLTASVVESETTTLLGSPELGSEVEVPHGVKLQETNKGGSEGSGENDGKTEDTALNMVSKMDLAPDIEKVSPPLGASDIGSEITTELTPSESGLESEVPHSVKLEEEENAGAEENGEGFGKFECTILNTESKMALVLDTEKASLPLEVSAIESEITTELAPSESSSKSEVPHSVKLEEEENAGAEENGEGFGKIECTILNTESKMALVLDTEKASLPLEVSAIESEITTELAPSESSSKSEVPHGVKLEEDENAGAEERGEGIGKIECTILNTESKMALVPDTEKASPPLEAFAIESEITTELAPSGSSSKSKVPQSVKLEKEENTGAEEEGEGIGKIECTIFNTESKIALVADTEKASPPLEASAIESEITAELAPLESGSKSEDPQSVKLEEEEDTSAEEKGERIGKFECTTSNMESKMALVPDLEKASPPLEAPASGSETRTELASLELSSKSEVPHSVKLEEEENSGAGENDERIGKIEGITLNMEPKMDLAVEEVCPQVADSENSIESEIEIQSTSLGACSNIEMPNNLEFQESGKDDAGEEVAQKSVSSKEHSNEQRINASKMLVMIEDATEGEVGEIKLNSTLSEVESILNEATVHTTMNQSVDSDIVKSSKMLDEGVAFSISQAEITEADAQSDNKVRQLTMLKGVELQSGGTLEREEISTAGFFLYSGAALLPNPTKAFAGGEDAYFIACQNWLGVADGVGQWSFEGISVGVYAKELMENCERIVSDRNGVPITDPVEILNRAAANTQSCGSSTVLVAYFDDQALHVANIGDSGFMIIRNGAVFKRSSPMVYELAFPVQIARGDQPSDFVEVYKVDLYEKDVIITATDGLFDNLYERDIVSIVSKSLQESLRPQEIAELLATRAQEVGQLSLVRSPLSDEVQAAGYVGYRGGKLDDVTVIVSLVKRRFSNHARYFDLDYRHRACWPANNMEIFEK; the protein is encoded by the exons ATGGCTGCCGATCCTTTCTTCTTCGCCTCTCTTGAAGCTCGCGCCATGAGTTTTCCCAGCTGCAACAACTCACTCTTCTGGCGCTTCCGCTTCCCTCCATTGCATTTTCACACACTTCGCTTCTCTCCTCCCAAACATAAATTCAATCACCAGTTCGTCGTTTCCAAGTGCTCAAGTTCCGATTCCGTTTCTGCTGATGTAGAAATCCTTTCAGCAACCG AGCATTCTGATGGCAGCGTTATCTTCCGGTTTGGAAATGCGAGTGAAACAGCAATAATTGAAGATCAAACGCAAACAACCGATGAAAGTGCTAAGGTTGTTGCCAAAGTTGGTGGCAAAGATTTGGACAAGGTAGATAAGAGCAGTATTAAAGCGGTTGGTGTTTCTGATGGAGATGCTGCAGCTGTAGAACCTATGAAGAAGAAAGTTGGCCGTAATTTTCAGGTTAAATCTCAACCTAAGAGAAAACTAAGACGAAATGCAACCAAAGTAACTGAAGTTGTTAAAGAGAAACCTGCCTCTGTTGTCAGTGatgacagaatggttgagaaaaaaTCAGTTGATTcttctaagaatataaatattaaagatcAACCCGATGAGCTTGGGGATGTTGTAAAAGTAGAAAATAATGTTGTCCCCAAGGAAAATGATGAGTGCATTAGTAAAACTGAGGGTTCTAGTAAATTGAATGTGGCATTAGATCAGGAATTAGTTCATCATGTAGAAATGGTTTCTACTCCATTGACAGCTTCTGTTGTTGAAAGTGAAACTACTACTCTATTAGGTTCTCCAGAGTTGGGTTCCGAAGTTGAAGTGCCCCATGGTGTTAAGTTACAGGAGACAAATAAGGGTGGTTCTGAAGGAAGTGGTGAGAATGATGGTAAAACTGAGGATACTGCTCTGAATATGGTATCAAAGATGGATTTAGCTCCTGATATAGAAAAGGTTTCTCCCCCACTGGGAGCTTCTGATATTGGAAGTGAAATTACAACTGAATTGACTCCTTCAGAGTCTGGTTTGGAAAGTGAAGTTCCCCACAGTGTTAagttggaagaagaagaaaacgctGGTGCTGAGGAAAATGGTGAGGGATTTGGTAAATTTGAGTGTACTATTTTGAATACAGAGTCTAAGATGGCTTTAGTTCTTGATACAGAAAAGGCTTCGCTTCCACTTGAAGTTTCTGCTATTGAAAGTGAAATTACAACTGAATTAGCTCCTTCAGAGTCCAGTTCCAAAAGTGAAGTTCCCCACAGTGTTAagttggaagaagaagaaaacgctGGTGCTGAGGAAAATGGTGAGGGATTTGGTAAAATTGAGTGTACTATTTTGAATACAGAGTCTAAGATGGCTTTAGTTCTTGATACAGAAAAGGCTTCGCTTCCACTTGAAGTTTCTGCTATTGAAAGTGAAATTACAACTGAATTAGCTCCTTCAGAGTCCAGTTCCAAAAGTGAAGTTCCCCACGGTGTTAAGTTGGAAGAGGATGAAAATGCGGGTGCTGAGGAAAGAGGTGAGGGAATTGGTAAAATTGAGTGTACTATTTTGAATACAGAGTCTAAGATGGCTTTAGTTCCTGATACAGAAAAGGCTTCTCCTCCACTGGAAGCTTTTGCTATTGAAAGTGAAATTACAACTGAATTAGCTCCTTCAGGGTCCAGTTCCAAAAGTAAAGTTCCCCAGAGTGTTAAGttggaaaaggaagaaaataCTGGCGCTGAGGAAGAAGGTGAGGGAATTGGTAAAATTGAGTGTACTATTTTCAATACGGAGTCTAAGATAGCTTTAGTTGCTGATACAGAAAAGGCTTCTCCTCCACTGGAAGCTTCTGCCATTGAAAGTGAAATTACAGCTGAATTAGCTCCTTTAGAGTCCGGTTCTAAAAGTGAAGATCCCCAGAGTGTTAAGTTGGAAGAGGAAGAAGACACTAGTGCTGAGGAAAAAGGTGAAAGGATTGGTAAATTTGAGTGTACTACTTCGAATATGGAGTCTAAGATGGCTTTAGTTCCTGATTTAGAAAAGGCTTCTCCTCCATTGGAAGCTCCTGCTAGTGGAAGTGAAACTAGAACTGAATTAGCTTCTTTAGAGCTTAGTTCCAAAAGCGAAGTTCCTCACAGTGTGAAGCTGGAGGAGGAAGAAAATAGTGGTGCCGGGGAAAATGATGAGAGAATTGGTAAAATTGAAGGTATTACTTTGAATATGGAACCTAAGATGGACTTAGCAGTGGAAGAGGTTTGTCCTCAAGTAGCAGATTCTGAAAATAGcattgaaagtgaaattgaaattcAATCTACTTCTTTAGGAGCCTGCTCCAATATTGAAATGCCTAATAATCTTGAGTTCCAGGAAAGCGGAAAGGATGATGCTGGTGAAGAAGTTGCTCAAAAATCTGTGTCTTCCAAAGAACATAGcaatgaacaaagaataaatgcATCAAAAATGTTAGTGATGATAGAGGATGCGACTGAAGGTGAAGTTGGTGAAATTAAGTTGAACTCCACTTTATCTGAGGTTGAGTCAATTCTCAATGAGGCTACAGTCCATACAACAATGAATCAATCTGTTGATAGTGACATAGTCAAGAGCTCAAAAATG TTGGATGAGGGTGTGGCTTTCTCAATTTCCCAAGCAGAGATAACTGAGGCTGATGCACAAAGTGATAACAAAGTCAGACAGCTGACAATGCTTAAAGGTGTAGAGTTACAGTCTGGTGGAACTTTGGAAAG GGAGGAAATCTCAACAGCAGGATTTTTCTTATATTCTGGTGCTGCTCTGTTGCCAAATCCGACTAAG GCCTTCGCAGGTGGAGAGGATGCTTATTTTATTGCCTGCCAGAATTGGCTAGGTGTTGCTGATGGAGTTGGTCAGTGGTCATTTGAAG GGATTAGTGTTGGAGTATATGCAAAAGAACTTATGGAAAACTGTGAAAGAATTGTGTCTGATAGAAATGGAGTTCCAATAACTGACCCAGTTGAGATCCTTAATAGAGCTGCAGCAAATACTCAATCTTGTGGTTCGTCTACGGTTTTGGTTGCTTACTTTGATGATCAG GCTCTCCATGTGGCAAATATTGGTGATTCAGGCTTCATGATCATAAGAAACGGTGCTGTGTTTAAGAGGTCTTCTCCGATGGTTTATGAGTTGGCTTTTCCTGTACAGATTGCAAGAGGAGATCAACCCTCTGACTTTGTAGAG GTTTACAAAGTTGACTTGTATGAAAAAGATGTGATTATCACTGCAACTGATGGACTTTTTGATAATCTTTACGAGCGAGATATAGTTTCAATTGTCTCCAAATCATTGCAAGAGAGTTTAAGGCCCCAG GAAATAGCAGAACTCTTGGCAACTAGAGCGCAAGAGGTTGGTCAGTTATCATTGGTGAGG
- the LOC121214816 gene encoding probable protein phosphatase 2C 62 isoform X3, which translates to MAADPFFFASLEARAMSFPSCNNSLFWRFRFPPLHFHTLRFSPPKHKFNHQFVVSKCSSSDSVSADVEILSATEHSDGSVIFRFGNASETAIIEDQTQTTDESAKVVAKVGGKDLDKVDKSSIKAVGVSDGDAAAVEPMKKKVGRNFQVKSQPKRKLRRNATKVTEVVKEKPASVVSDDRMVEKKSVDSSKNINIKDQPDELGDVVKVENNVVPKENDECISKTEGSSKLNVALDQELVHHVEMVSTPLTASVVESETTTLLGSPELGSEVEVPHGVKLQETNKGGSEGSGENDGKTEDTALNMVSKMDLAPDIEKVSPPLGASDIGSEITTELTPSESGLESEVPHSVKLEEEENAGAEENGEGFGKFECTILNTESKMALVLDTEKASLPLEVSAIESEITTELAPSESSSKSEVPHSVKLEEEENAGAEENGEGFGKIECTILNTESKMALVLDTEKASLPLEVSAIESEITTELAPSESSSKSEVPHGVKLEEDENAGAEERGEGIGKIECTILNTESKMALVPDTEKASPPLEAFAIESEITTELAPSGSSSKSKVPQSVKLEKEENTGAEEEGEGIGKIECTIFNTESKIALVADTEKASPPLEASAIESEITAELAPLESGSKSEDPQSVKLEEEEDTSAEEKGERIGKFECTTSNMESKMALVPDLEKASPPLEAPASGSETRTELASLELSSKSEVPHSVKLEEEENSGAGENDERIGKIEGITLNMEPKMDLAVEEVCPQVADSENSIESEIEIQSTSLGACSNIEMPNNLEFQESGKDDAGEEVAQKSVSSKEHSNEQRINASKMLVMIEDATEGEVGEIKLNSTLSEVESILNEATVHTTMNQSVDSDIVKSSKMLDEGVAFSISQAEITEADAQSDNKVRQLTMLKGVELQSGGTLEREEISTAGFFLYSGAALLPNPTKAFAGGEDAYFIACQNWLGVADGVGQWSFEGISVGVYAKELMENCERIVSDRNGVPITDPVEILNRAAANTQSCGSSTVLVAYFDDQALHVANIGDSGFMIIRNGAVFKRSSPMVYELAFPVQIARGDQPSDFVEVYKVDLYEKDVIITATDGLFDNLYERDIVSIVSKSLQESLRPQEIAELLATRAQEVGQLSLVRSPLSDEVQAAGYVGYRGGKLDDVTVIVSLVKRRFSNHAR; encoded by the exons ATGGCTGCCGATCCTTTCTTCTTCGCCTCTCTTGAAGCTCGCGCCATGAGTTTTCCCAGCTGCAACAACTCACTCTTCTGGCGCTTCCGCTTCCCTCCATTGCATTTTCACACACTTCGCTTCTCTCCTCCCAAACATAAATTCAATCACCAGTTCGTCGTTTCCAAGTGCTCAAGTTCCGATTCCGTTTCTGCTGATGTAGAAATCCTTTCAGCAACCG AGCATTCTGATGGCAGCGTTATCTTCCGGTTTGGAAATGCGAGTGAAACAGCAATAATTGAAGATCAAACGCAAACAACCGATGAAAGTGCTAAGGTTGTTGCCAAAGTTGGTGGCAAAGATTTGGACAAGGTAGATAAGAGCAGTATTAAAGCGGTTGGTGTTTCTGATGGAGATGCTGCAGCTGTAGAACCTATGAAGAAGAAAGTTGGCCGTAATTTTCAGGTTAAATCTCAACCTAAGAGAAAACTAAGACGAAATGCAACCAAAGTAACTGAAGTTGTTAAAGAGAAACCTGCCTCTGTTGTCAGTGatgacagaatggttgagaaaaaaTCAGTTGATTcttctaagaatataaatattaaagatcAACCCGATGAGCTTGGGGATGTTGTAAAAGTAGAAAATAATGTTGTCCCCAAGGAAAATGATGAGTGCATTAGTAAAACTGAGGGTTCTAGTAAATTGAATGTGGCATTAGATCAGGAATTAGTTCATCATGTAGAAATGGTTTCTACTCCATTGACAGCTTCTGTTGTTGAAAGTGAAACTACTACTCTATTAGGTTCTCCAGAGTTGGGTTCCGAAGTTGAAGTGCCCCATGGTGTTAAGTTACAGGAGACAAATAAGGGTGGTTCTGAAGGAAGTGGTGAGAATGATGGTAAAACTGAGGATACTGCTCTGAATATGGTATCAAAGATGGATTTAGCTCCTGATATAGAAAAGGTTTCTCCCCCACTGGGAGCTTCTGATATTGGAAGTGAAATTACAACTGAATTGACTCCTTCAGAGTCTGGTTTGGAAAGTGAAGTTCCCCACAGTGTTAagttggaagaagaagaaaacgctGGTGCTGAGGAAAATGGTGAGGGATTTGGTAAATTTGAGTGTACTATTTTGAATACAGAGTCTAAGATGGCTTTAGTTCTTGATACAGAAAAGGCTTCGCTTCCACTTGAAGTTTCTGCTATTGAAAGTGAAATTACAACTGAATTAGCTCCTTCAGAGTCCAGTTCCAAAAGTGAAGTTCCCCACAGTGTTAagttggaagaagaagaaaacgctGGTGCTGAGGAAAATGGTGAGGGATTTGGTAAAATTGAGTGTACTATTTTGAATACAGAGTCTAAGATGGCTTTAGTTCTTGATACAGAAAAGGCTTCGCTTCCACTTGAAGTTTCTGCTATTGAAAGTGAAATTACAACTGAATTAGCTCCTTCAGAGTCCAGTTCCAAAAGTGAAGTTCCCCACGGTGTTAAGTTGGAAGAGGATGAAAATGCGGGTGCTGAGGAAAGAGGTGAGGGAATTGGTAAAATTGAGTGTACTATTTTGAATACAGAGTCTAAGATGGCTTTAGTTCCTGATACAGAAAAGGCTTCTCCTCCACTGGAAGCTTTTGCTATTGAAAGTGAAATTACAACTGAATTAGCTCCTTCAGGGTCCAGTTCCAAAAGTAAAGTTCCCCAGAGTGTTAAGttggaaaaggaagaaaataCTGGCGCTGAGGAAGAAGGTGAGGGAATTGGTAAAATTGAGTGTACTATTTTCAATACGGAGTCTAAGATAGCTTTAGTTGCTGATACAGAAAAGGCTTCTCCTCCACTGGAAGCTTCTGCCATTGAAAGTGAAATTACAGCTGAATTAGCTCCTTTAGAGTCCGGTTCTAAAAGTGAAGATCCCCAGAGTGTTAAGTTGGAAGAGGAAGAAGACACTAGTGCTGAGGAAAAAGGTGAAAGGATTGGTAAATTTGAGTGTACTACTTCGAATATGGAGTCTAAGATGGCTTTAGTTCCTGATTTAGAAAAGGCTTCTCCTCCATTGGAAGCTCCTGCTAGTGGAAGTGAAACTAGAACTGAATTAGCTTCTTTAGAGCTTAGTTCCAAAAGCGAAGTTCCTCACAGTGTGAAGCTGGAGGAGGAAGAAAATAGTGGTGCCGGGGAAAATGATGAGAGAATTGGTAAAATTGAAGGTATTACTTTGAATATGGAACCTAAGATGGACTTAGCAGTGGAAGAGGTTTGTCCTCAAGTAGCAGATTCTGAAAATAGcattgaaagtgaaattgaaattcAATCTACTTCTTTAGGAGCCTGCTCCAATATTGAAATGCCTAATAATCTTGAGTTCCAGGAAAGCGGAAAGGATGATGCTGGTGAAGAAGTTGCTCAAAAATCTGTGTCTTCCAAAGAACATAGcaatgaacaaagaataaatgcATCAAAAATGTTAGTGATGATAGAGGATGCGACTGAAGGTGAAGTTGGTGAAATTAAGTTGAACTCCACTTTATCTGAGGTTGAGTCAATTCTCAATGAGGCTACAGTCCATACAACAATGAATCAATCTGTTGATAGTGACATAGTCAAGAGCTCAAAAATG TTGGATGAGGGTGTGGCTTTCTCAATTTCCCAAGCAGAGATAACTGAGGCTGATGCACAAAGTGATAACAAAGTCAGACAGCTGACAATGCTTAAAGGTGTAGAGTTACAGTCTGGTGGAACTTTGGAAAG GGAGGAAATCTCAACAGCAGGATTTTTCTTATATTCTGGTGCTGCTCTGTTGCCAAATCCGACTAAG GCCTTCGCAGGTGGAGAGGATGCTTATTTTATTGCCTGCCAGAATTGGCTAGGTGTTGCTGATGGAGTTGGTCAGTGGTCATTTGAAG GGATTAGTGTTGGAGTATATGCAAAAGAACTTATGGAAAACTGTGAAAGAATTGTGTCTGATAGAAATGGAGTTCCAATAACTGACCCAGTTGAGATCCTTAATAGAGCTGCAGCAAATACTCAATCTTGTGGTTCGTCTACGGTTTTGGTTGCTTACTTTGATGATCAG GCTCTCCATGTGGCAAATATTGGTGATTCAGGCTTCATGATCATAAGAAACGGTGCTGTGTTTAAGAGGTCTTCTCCGATGGTTTATGAGTTGGCTTTTCCTGTACAGATTGCAAGAGGAGATCAACCCTCTGACTTTGTAGAG GTTTACAAAGTTGACTTGTATGAAAAAGATGTGATTATCACTGCAACTGATGGACTTTTTGATAATCTTTACGAGCGAGATATAGTTTCAATTGTCTCCAAATCATTGCAAGAGAGTTTAAGGCCCCAG GAAATAGCAGAACTCTTGGCAACTAGAGCGCAAGAGGTTGGTCAGTTATCATTGGTGAGG